Proteins encoded by one window of Macaca mulatta isolate MMU2019108-1 chromosome 10, T2T-MMU8v2.0, whole genome shotgun sequence:
- the SELENOM gene encoding selenoprotein M precursor (UGA stop codon recoded as selenocysteine; The RefSeq protein has 2 substitutions compared to this genomic sequence), with protein MSLLLPPLALLLLLAALVAPATAATAYRPDWNRLSGLTRARVETCGGUQLNRLKEVKAFVTQDIPFYHNLVMKHLPGADPELVLLGRRYEELERIPLSEMTREEINALVQELGFYRKAAPDAQVPPEYVWAPARPPEETSDHADL; from the exons ATGAGCCTCCTGTTGCCTCCGCTGGCGCTGCTGCTGCTTCTCGCGGCGCTTGTGGCCCCAGCCACAGCCGCCACTGCCTACCGGCCGGACTGGAATCGTCTGAGCGGCCTGACCCGCGCCCGGGTAGAG ACCTGTGGGGGATGACAGCTGAACCGCCTAAAGGAG GTGAAGGCTTTCGTCACCCAGGACATTCCATTCTA TCACAACCTGGTGATGAAACACCTCCCTGGGGCCGACCCTGAGCTCGTGCTGCTGGGCCGCCGCTACGAGGAACTGGAG CGCATACCGCTCAGTGAAATGACCCGCGAAGAGATCAACGCGCTGGTGCAGGAGCTCGGCTTCTACCGCAAGGCGGCGCCCGACGCGCAGGTGCCCCCCGAGTACGTGTGGGCGCCCGCTAGGCCCCCGGAGGAAAATTCGGACCACGCCGACCTGTAG